TTATTGTTGAAGATGTTTGGGCAGAACCTAGTAATTTCGAAGAAGCCTGTGTAAAACAAGAATGGTGccaagcaatgcaagaagaaATTGCTGCTTTGTATCGAAATGAGACTTGGGAGTTGGTCCTGAAACCGGCTGATGTGAAACCCGTAAGTTGCAaatgggtttacaagttgaaacAGAAAGTTGATGGGTCTGTAGAACGCTTCAAAGCGAGGCTTGTAGCTCGTGGTTTCTCAGAAGAGTATGGTGTCAATTTTGAAGACACGTTCAGCCCTGTGGCCAAGCTAACAACTGTTCGTGTTTGTTGGCTATTGCTGTTAGTAAAGGGTGGAATTTGACTCGGATGGATATCCATAATGCTTTCCTCTATGGAGAGCTTGATCATGTGATTTTCATGGACCAACCAAGTGGGTTTGTAAGCAAAGAACACTCAAATTGTGTGTGCAGGTTAAAGAAGGCGATTTACGGGTTGAAACAATCTCCTAGAGCATGGTTTGGTAAGATTGCTGAGTTTTTAGAACTAAATGGTTTTGTGCTAACCCATGCGGATGCcagtttgtttgtcaaaaaggTAGGTGAAAAAGTTGTAGTGGTTTTGGCTTATGTTGATGACTTAATCATCACTGGAGACTTGGATGATGAGATTACACAGCTTAAAGAAAATTTATGTGTTCGCTTCCGTATGAAGGATCTGGGCAAGCTGAACAGGTTTCTCGGTTTGGAGCTGTCATATAAGGAAGATGGAATAATCTTGCATCAAGCAAATTATGCAAGTGACATGATTCAGAAATTTGGCATGGTATCATGTAAAGCAGCTCCAACACCTGTTGACAGTGGAATGAAGCTGTATTCAAGTGTTGGAACATAGATTAAAGATCCAACAGTCTATAGAAAGATGGTAGGCAGCTTGATATATCTCACTCTTACCAGACCGGATATATCATTTGCTGTTGGAGTCCTTAGTCGTTTAATGCAAGACCCCCGGAAGCCACATTACCTAGCAATTCAGCGTGTACTTCGGTACGTGAAAGGCACTGTGAATAAGGGAGTAATGTTCAAGAGGGAGCTGAATCCAGAATTGACAGGTATGTGTGACGCAGATTATGCAGGTGATTTGAATGAAAAACGGTCAACTACTGGATATGTGTTTATGTATGGGTCAAGTCCTGTCTCGTGGTGTAGCAAACGGCAGCCCACGGTGTCTCTTTCGACCACGGAGGCCGAGTATAGAGCAGCTGCCATGGCTGTTCAAGAGTGTACGTGGTTAACTCAGCTGTTTAGGGACTTGAATCAAGCCATACCGTATCGTATAAAGCTGTTGTACGACAATCAATCAGCCATAAAGTTGGCTGAAAATCCAGTATTTCATGCTCGGACAAAACATATCGAAGTTCATTATCATTTCATCggagaaaaagttttaaaaggtGAGATTGAGATGAAGTGGGTTGATACTGATAATCAAGCGGCTGATATGTTCACGAAGTGTCTTTCAAAGTTCAAGCTTCTGGAGTTTTGCAGCAAGATTGGGTGTGTTTCAAGTGAAGATTGAGAGGGAGTGTTAAAATAAATAGATACAACTTCACTTTCTGCGCACGTGCAGTGGTCATGCTTCATttaattgttttattttattttattaatagtTAGTAAGTTGGTCAAAGTTACTCAGTCAAGTTTACCGATTCAGTAGGATTAGAACGTTGGGTAGTAGTGGCGTAGTGGCCCTAATTTCATGCTCTGTTCAGTTATTTATTTCCCTTTGTAATCGCAGTTTTAATTATCAGAAATTGAGTGTTTTTCATTCAAGAGATTTGTTCTCTAAATCACTTTGTGTGAGTGTTGATTgtgtatcaaaagattatcaCTTGTCTGTTTATCATTTGTGACATGGATAATGAGTTGAAGAAGAGAAATTGTAGAAGAAATCATCTATGTGCATGAATTTGTGGAAATTGTGAAAAAGGAAGAGAGATAATGGgtggaaagaaaaaaaaacgagTTAGTTAGTGAAACAACTtccacttatatatatatatatatatatatatatcaatgaCATACAAACTTTTTATTCACTTTTTAGTGAAACCATTACACATAGACATTGTGTTTTAAAGAAGTGTATCAACCGCTTTGTATTATTGGTCCTTTTACacacaaaaaaatatttttataagaaaTGTAAGAATGCATATAGCACGTGGCACGCGTATACTCGTAAATTTTAGGGCAAAGGGAGTTTGTCTATTTAGTATTTATGATCCAAGTACATGTAATGTGGGAAGGGTGTTGGAGCCTTGGAGGTTTGTACGTtgattttaaattattatttgCAACAAGATCTTAAAATACCAAGATGCGAATAAGTTATGTATGAACAAGTTATATACTTATAGTTACTATTTAGATGTCAGCCGATTCAGTCTGTTTCATTTAAACAAACTGAATATAAAATACATTTTCGTCTAAAAATATTCAGTCTTTTTTATAATCTTACCTAAAGATGTTTGCAAACATGTATTTTGTACACTCCTTGTTTTGTTCACAAGTAAACCAAAAAAAAATGAGATATATGGCTCAACTTTtgttttttacattaaaaaatCGCTTTAAATATCCAACACAAATAAAAGATAAACTCACAATGATTTTACCTCACATTTATTCTCTTCATTTCTTCCTTATGCATTAATCATCAAAATCCACAACTTGTGGCATAGTGACAAGAGGTTTGGGTTTTCTAATGGAGACCTAAATTCGATCTCCATTTGTGTTATTTTTTGTGGATTAAGACAATAAAGTATTTTAGGCTTTTT
The sequence above is drawn from the Helianthus annuus cultivar XRQ/B chromosome 12, HanXRQr2.0-SUNRISE, whole genome shotgun sequence genome and encodes:
- the LOC118485135 gene encoding secreted RxLR effector protein 161-like, yielding MVGSLIYLTLTRPDISFAVGVLSRLMQDPRKPHYLAIQRVLRYVKGTVNKGVMFKRELNPELTGMCDADYAGDLNEKRSTTGYVFMYGSSPVSWCSKRQPTVSLSTTEAEYRAAAMAVQECTWLTQLFRDLNQAIPYRIKLLYDNQSAIKLAENPVFHARTKHIEVHYHFIGEKVLKGEIEMKWVDTDNQAADMFTKCLSKFKLLEFCSKIGCVSSED